A region of the Synechococcus sp. PCC 7502 genome:
TATTACGAAACTCACCTAAGGGGCGATCTTGGGGTTTAGTAGATTTCTTCTGTGGGGCGGGTTCAGCTTTTTTGGGCTTAGGCGCGGGGTTTTCGTCATCTTCTAAGTCATAATCCTCATCGGGCAGTTCCGCAATATCATCAAAACTAATATCCTCAATTTCTGAATTAGCCTTTATTTTGGGATTAGGTTGTTCTGAGGAGTTGGAAGGCATAGTTATTTACGGTAATAAACTTGGTTGTTCTGAACTTGAAAATACGCAAAATATGGTTTTAGGAGATACCTAATATTATTGCTGATCGCTTTATCTAAAAGTTTTTACTCGTATCAAAAAATTATCAAAAATGCTGACTAGGAACTAGATTTTGTAGTATATGCTAAGTAAATATTGCAAAGATTAGTGTGAATCACAATTGCCGACTAAAAAACCATGAGACGGGTATTTAAGCAAAAACAACAGCAACTTCCCAATTGGCTCATATTAGCGATCGGGTTATTTGTATTAGCATTTTGGAATTGGCAATTAGTGCTGGCGACCTTGATTGGGGCTACAACTTTAATCTTGGTTTATCTTGCTCAGGATTGGGACTGGAATTTGATCTTGGCAAGGCTACAAAAGTTTTTAAATAGCTCTAACCGTTCCATCATCTTCGCAGCGATCGCTGGCAGTACTTCTATCATCTTGAGCTATGTGGGCTTAATGGTTTGGAGCAGTGTAGATAACCATTGGTTGGCAGGTATGGCAATTACCCAATCTGTGGCGATCTTGGGTGGTTTAGTTCTTCTATTTTTCAAAACTATTAATCAATGGCAGCAACACTCACAACAAAATATTAACTATTTAACAGCTCAACTAACTTCCGATGATGAATTAGAAAGATTAATTGCGGTCAAACAACTAGCTCAAGCTCTGCGTCAAGGGCATTTACCCCTACCTCAAGAACAGGCGATCGCCCAGTATTGCCAAATTCTTTTAGGTCGAGAACAGGCTGAAACTGTCCGCAGTGCTACCCTAGAGGTCTTGGAAGAGTTAAAGTATTTACCTTAAATTCAATTTTAATTTTCAACTTAATTTGAACTGTCAATAATGTCTACATCAACCATCAACTTGCAACTGAATGGGCAAGAGCAAACCTGTCCTGCTAACTTAAATATGCCTGATTTATTAGTCAGCTTAGGTTTAAATCCTCGACT
Encoded here:
- the thiS gene encoding sulfur carrier protein ThiS; protein product: MSTSTINLQLNGQEQTCPANLNMPDLLVSLGLNPRLVAVEYNGEILHRHLWSETNLQAGDRLEIVTIVGGG